From the genome of Mastacembelus armatus chromosome 21, fMasArm1.2, whole genome shotgun sequence:
taggaaacgaatggcgagatccggtcaccgccaaggcaaccacatgcaaaatagGGCACGGGTCCGATCGGCTTTTAGGATCAGGACGCCCTAAAGGAcgtgtgtgccaaatctggtacaattctgacaaagtaaatggtttggtttgaatggcaattttcaaatcgttatacagggggcgctatagggcctattTCGATtcagtttaatcagatgggtccagggcggcGGGGagtacaattcatcaattggtccgattccaatccgaccatgcgcgtgagagttattacaagttgaagaactggcggcgagccaaaaacctGGGCCAACTTGCAgtgcccgccaaaggaaaacggtaatacttattcaaagaatttggataacttttgcagccccatgggtctaggtgacgccggccaaagatgagctcgatcggtcaaaagcccaaggaggagttcgaaagaatgcgaggtgagcaaaatcaacgaactcaatgacctccagataaacccccagctggtggacttcctgtcggtcacacgacctggacacgataagctttcttgcttggcctatcatgaagaataaacatgccaaagctggtgactgtacaatgaaaaaagtgtcacatgacctcccataggcccaatgtatctcgacctctgtcgggggcgccgcagagccattcttttgaggtcgtttatgaaacccataaaatatcaaattttcacgcgattctgaggggggtgcaaagtttggtgagttttcacacacgttcagggggtcaaatttgaggttgaatcggtaaaaatagaataataaaaaaaaaaaaaaaaaaaaaaatatagccgcaagcggcgatgatcggccctcgcctcgagcggaccgcctcccccggcacaccgcccccgcgagcgacccGCGGTCGAAGCCGAGCTCAAACCGCGGAGCcgacctgaaacagcagcagttgaaaacacagctgcacatttccAGACGAACGgagacacaaaagcacacagatacacatattaacacatcaacaaacacattcagccacacaaaacGTCACACACACCCgtggacacagacagagcagcaaaGCTCCAAATTTATCATTGTAAAAGTTCATTTGACTGGATGCAGAATTTAGACCAcatacagccacacatacaggcacacatacagacatacatacagagacacatgaATGCAGGAGCAAAAGTAGAAGGCCTTaagtttaaaacacttttaattttaaaacatcccATGCTGATTGTGAGCCATTGCcacagaaagtgtggaaaatagagctcCACGGCCATCTAatggcagaactgaggatgtgttcccaaacaacactcaagtcaagtctgttgattcattgtcacagaaagaatgtggtACATGGAGCTCTACTGCCATCTTTTGGCAAAACAGAGgacgtgctcccaaacaacactcaagtcaaaaGTCTGTTGTTCAAAAGAGTGAAACCAAAGTGCaacagttgtaaacacacatttccagatgtcctgagacacaaaaacacactgacacacatattaagacattaacagaataaGTCCCCAGGCCACAGAAGAGATGAAAAGCTCACGTGTTACAACATCACGGTGAAAAGAgtattgtctctcagaaaacacaagatttattcaatgccaaagtGAAACTGTGGATCCAATGGCAGCCTTTTAAGTGAGAGGACaatttgcacccggaaaggtgaggtgtgtgggattttaaccgctgcagaggtcacatctctacggccacagtgatacagacacatacagacacacatacagacacagaaatgcaggacggcagcagcatgagacatttatttagagaatttgcacccggaaaggtgaggtgtgtgggattttaacctctgcagaggtcacatctctgcagccacagtgatacaggcacatacagacacacattcaaacttgaaGGCCCTTACAAAGGCAGCGCCACTGCACCTATtgtgactttgatcggtcacgtgggttcaggcctgcggggagtgtaagtgattcaaatgtgacaacacagcatttgcatctttaagtgtaaaacccataggaaatgaatggtgggtgtgtgtcatctccaaggcaagagcgtggaaaatagagcatggctctcattggcttttttgctcagaatgccctaatggatttgtgtgcaaactttggtccatttctgacaaactaaatgtgtatttctcaatacaaatgtatgcaaatattcacattgttatatagggggcgctatagggcctacagtgattttgttcaatcacctggactcaggcccccggggtctacaattcatcaattggtccgattccaatccgaccatgcgtgtgagagttattacaagttgaagaactggcggcgagccaaaagcctGGGCCAACTTGCAGCGCCCGCCAAtggaaaaccgtaatacttattcaaagaatttggataacttttgcagccccatgggtctaggtgatgccggccaaaaatgagctcgatcggtcaaaagcccaaggaggagttcgaaagaatacgaggtgagcaaagTCAACGAACTCAGTGACCTCGagataaactcccagctggtggacttcctgctggtcacacgaccgggacacaataagctttcttgcttggcctgacatgaagaataaacatgccaaagctggtgactgtacgatgaaaaaagtgtcacatgacctcccataggcccaatgtatctcgacctttgtcgggggcgccgcagagccattcttttgaggtcgtttatgaaacccataaaatatcaaattttcacgcgATTGTGAGtggggtgcaaattttggtgagttttcacacacgttcagggggtcaaatttgaggttgaatcggtaaaaatagaataataaaaaaaaaaaaaaataataataatcctaacgatttccaggcccacggccgcgcggcagcgacacactatacattttcggaaaggtctaacgcccagtaacgtcatggtggggtgcggggAGACGGTAGATgaagccagaaaccgcccccccccgcttattcgtcccttgcccgttgagcgattataatagtccctgcgctgggacctcggtccttgctcgggcctaataataatcctaacgatttccaggcccacggccgcgcggcagcgacacactatacattttcggaaaggtctaacgcccagtaacgtcatggtggggtgtggggagacggtagaggaagccagaaaccgccccccccgcttattcgtcccttgcccattgagcgattataatagtccctgcgctgggacctcggtccttgctcgggcctaaaaataataatcctaacgatttccaggcccacggccgcgcggcagcgacacactatacattttcggaaaggtctaacgcccagtaacgtcatggtggggtgtggggagacagtagaggaagccagaaaccgccccccccgcttattcgtcccttgcccattgagcaattataatagtccctgcgctgggacctcggtccttgctcgggcctaattaaGACTACTCTtgctgaagagaaaaacagaacagtcagttATTGAttagtaaatattaaatatctctttcgtctaaatttctgttagtaaatgatttgataaccgatcaccaaattgacttattCTGTCTCAcagaaacctggctgcagcaggatgaatatgtcaatctgaatgaatcaacccccctcagtcataaaaattgtcatgttcctcgacGTACAGGTCAAAATAGCTGCTATCTTCCACTCAAACATATGATTAAACTTTgatcctcagaacaattataactcatttgagagcctcactcttagtctctcacatccaaactcgaaaacacaaaaaacagttctacttgtcattgtgtaccgtccacctaTCCCTTACTCAGTTTACCCTTACTCAgaagtttttaactgaatttccagacttcctgtctgatttagtgcttagttcagacAGTCATCATTGTGcaagattttaacattcatgtagatgttgaaaaatatagtctcagcactgcatttaattcgaTATTAGATTCatttggtttcactcaaaatattAACAAGCCCTCCCACTACTTCAATCACACcctgatcttgttctgacatatggcattgaaattgaacactTAATAATTTTTCCTCCAAATCCTTCCCCCATTCgttaataacttttaaatttaagataatggatcatgcagtatttggaagaaaattccactagatgtttatctgacaatgctgttaatagatttaagaaaataattccatctttatttacttctatgccatgtgccaacacagtggacatacttctatgccatgtgccaacacagtggacaGCAGCTGcctccctaccaaattgattaTGTTGCTGACAGTGCTGCAGCCtcgtgaaacacttgatactgtggcccctctgaaaaagaagttagttaatcagaggagattagctccatggtacagttcacatatccataccttaaagcaggcatcacaaaggctaGAAAAGGAAGTGGTGGAGTCTTagctaattacagaccaatatccaacctaccatttatttctaaaatccttgaaaaagcggttgctaagcagctatcagaccacttaaacagaaatgaactattttaagattttcaatcaggatttagagcacatcatagtacagaaacagcactgttaaaagtcaccaatgatcttctcttagcctcagataatggacttgtttctatatttgtcctgctagaccttagtgctgcatttgacaccatcgaccacagcatcttattacagagactggagcatgtgattggaatcaatGAAGAgagttaaaatggttccaattttatttattggacagattccaatttattcatgttcatgatgaaccttccatgtgcacaaacattagtcatggagttccacaaggttctgtgctaggaccgattctgtgCACCTTATACATGCTTACTTTAGGCgatgttattaggaagcactcttttaattaccactgctatgcagatgacactcagctttatctatctatgaaacccaATAGCACATACCAGTAAACCAGACTGCGGGCATGtctaactttttacttttaaactcagagaaaacagaatttattgtatttgggcctaaaaacctcagacaacagcttttctaacaatacaGGAATACTGtacactactgtgaaaaaccttggaattaattttgaccaagatatgtcctttaaGTCACACATAAcgcaaatctctagaactgccttctttcacttgcacaatattgcaaaaattaggaacatcttgtctcaaaatgatgcagaaaaactagttcatgaTTTGTTGTTTCAATGCTAGACTACTATAACTCGTTaatatctggatgtcccagtaactccataaaaagcctccagttaatccagaatgctgcagccagagtcatGACTGGAACTAGCAagacagatcatatttctcctatactagcttctcttcattggctccctgcaaaatccagaatagaaataaaatccttctcctcacatacaaatcccttcatgatcaagctccttcataccttaaagatctcaCAGTACTTTGAGTGCAGGTcaacttgtggttcccagagtttccaaaagtagaatgggaggtggagcctttagctatcaagcccCTcccctgtggaaccagctcccagtctaggttcaggaggcagacactctctgtacttttaaggctagacttaaaaccttcctttttgacaaagcatattgTTAGGGTTGATTCAGGTAACTCTCAAGAGAGAGGAACACACCTCTCACCATCAAAGAGGGAGACATGAACAGACTAACGTTTAAACAACTGAACCCTCACAAGGTTACAGGCCCGGACTCTGTCTCCCCATCCACCCTGATGGACTGTGCCAATCAGCTGTCCCCagcatttacagacatttttaacaccTCACTGGAGACCTGCCATGTGCCAGCCTGCTTCAAGACCTCAGCCATCATCCCAGTCTCCAAAAAGAAACTCTCTCAAGACAGTGGATATGATAGTGGATTTTCAGGAAGGACCCAAACCCCCCTGTCATCCTCTGCGACACTCCGGTGACTGCTGTTGAGTCCGTCCGCTTCCTGCAGCAACTGAAGAAATTTCACCTCCCTTCAAAGATGTTGGTGACCTTCTACATTGCCACCATCAAATCTATCCTCACATCCTCCATCACggtctggtttgctgcagccaTGGCCAGGGACAAGGCCACGCTGCAGTGTGTCATCCACTCTGCTGAGAAGGTGATTGGCTACAGTCTTCCATCTCTCCAGAAGCTGTATGTCTCCAGGACCCAGAGACACGTAGCCAAGAGCCAAACTTAGTCATTCTCACCTTCTAAATTGCACTACTTTTCATGAAAACTCATTTTTAtgtatatagtatttattttattttattctagttTATTCTAAAATTGTGTACATACTTCATATCTGCATATATATTTGCATCAGACaacaagacaaattcctagtactgtaaagtgtttaTTGCTGTACCCGGCAAAAAAAATTTTATTCTGATTCTTCCCAGGCCAGACTCATCTTTAGTATATAGGCTGGGACCCAGCTCCACATTCTCTACATCAAAATGCATCAGAACAGAAGTTATCAGTCCTACAGTCTTTGCAGTTTTCTTCTTAGAGAAATTCGATCATTAACAGACTTACTAACAGTAACTGAGGGACCTGAGTTATTACCAGCCAACCTCCTAGGTTATTGAGATACAGCACTGAACACAactttatggtgcaaaacataCTCATCAGCAAGCATGGCCACATCCTCCACTTTAGAAACTTTCTGCTTACTCAAGCATGTTGAAACAGCTTCCAGAACACAATTTCTACACTCTTCTAGAAGAATCAGTCATTTGAGTTCTTCTTTTGTTTCAACCTTCTGAGATACACACCACCTGCTAAACAAGGTTTTCTTTTGCTCTAGAAATCACCAAATGTCAGTTGTATAATTACGACTGATCAGAAGAATGTGGAGTGCAATGATTGTGCAAGAGTGAAAATAGCTTCCAGACTTTGACATTTGATGATCTATGCAAAGTATTTTAGAGTTAGCTACACTGTGTTCTGCAGGATATATTAAACTAGGGTATTTAATTCTAGCCTGTGCTCAATACAGACcgaccacctcctcctcttcctgccttCCTGGGTTGGACAATATGGAAATGTTTGTGAAAGGACTGTAATGTAAAGCATAAGACAAAGTGAAACCGTAAATGTCACAGGTGTCAAAAAGAGAGACAAGCAAAGAAGATGAGCAATATCTTGCCTTTAGCTTTACCAGCACTAGGGCTGATTCTTTTCACAAGATTAGCTTCTGACATTATGAAGTCAAACAAGACACCACTTGGAGACTTTATATCTCAAATACAGAGAAATCTACAAATatcaatatgaaaaataaacctGGCAAGCCCAATAAAGTCAGTTtattaaagcagcagctgtaCCTTCACATGCACTAATATCAAAACTGACTTAAACACTTGTTTATACTCCTGCATTAAATTTGGGCCCACACACAAAATCCTGTGACTGATGTTGTCTAGAGCTCCTGTTATATCTACAGCTGGggcattactgtttttttacCAACATGTATGGGAAGACAGTGGCAACATGATTGGTGTCATGGTTCACATATTTCCTTGAATATGTCTGCAAGCTTTAACTGCTAGGGGGCAGACTAAGACCTGATAATCCATGACTGAAAAGGGAATTTCATCAGGTTTACACATCTACTGCTAGAACTTCAGCAATGTGTGACCAGCTACTCTGACATACAAATTTGTCACTGTGGAGCCTACTGAAACATTGTATAAATGTGGATAGTTGTGGATAAGCTCGAGGAGTCTCTATTCTATTCTATGCTGTGGATGTGATGTGTAATAAAgtttgctgctgttgaactaCAAGCAAGATTAACAATTTAATGGTTGCCAAACTATGGGAGAAATCAACTATAAAGTGTCCTGCGCCAACATGTTGTTGAGCCTCCATGTGCCAGCAGAACAATGTCAGTGCACCTTGGTGTCAATTTTACATGGCTGAAACTCTGCTGAGGGCAGAAAACCTTTCTTTCAAAAGATATTCCCatatttggtgttttgatgTTGGTGGACAGAGCTAACACTATGGTTCAAAATCTCTAATTGGTCATTGTGCCCTTTGTGATAATTATAATTTAACAGATATTTGTACCCTCTTGTTAATGCAGTATTATTAAACAAATTTACACAGTTAGTCTCAGTGTCATAGAATTTAGAAAAgagaaatcacattttatttacagcttTAACTGTGACAAAGACGGGCCCCTAACTGACCAAATAGCAGACcaaaatacctttttttttaactataatAACTCTTTTAGCCATAATTTAAACAATATAAGATAATTCCAACATCAACTTTGTTAGTGAGTTAGTGAGttttgtacaaaaacaaaaaaaatgcagttacaTATGCTTTTTTCTGGTGGGAATCCCATAATAATTGTGTTTCAGATCATTAACATTACAAAATCCTGAGTTAAACAGGAGaatcacaaaaaaaaccaaaaaaaaaacaagtcagaaTGATTACTTCATGATTATGGAGATTAAACCTTGAGTCTCAATTTAAACCTTTGACCTGCCTTCATGCACAAATATATTATTCTACCTCTAATTTTAGTCAGGACCAGCCCATAAATAACAGGGTTGAGTATAGGTGGGATTAACAGAAATTGTATGGCCATGAAATTCTTTACACTCTACACACTAATAACTGCAATAGTACAGGTGTAGTTTAAGAATAAATTTAATGCTTTGTGGATATGTGTACCATTCTATTGATGCAGTATTAACACATTTGAGTTTCAATTGCAGTAGAATAGGGTGATCATACTTTTACAACTATAATCATGTTGTAAGACAGATAGGGTCCAAAGAATATCAGTTCTTGTTTATTATTGCTTaagatttgatgtttttctctaCATTTTAATACTATAATAATTCTTTTTAGCCCCAACCGAAATTCAACAATAGTCTTGTTAATGAGGTATAGAAAAGTAAGAatagaacaaaaatgaaaagttgttATAACATACACTTTGTTTAGACAGAGTTATTTCTCCATTGTTACACAGATGAAGCCTTGAGTCTCAATTTAAACCTTTGACCTGCCTTCATGCATAAAGATGTTATTTTACCTCGAATTTTAGTCAGGACCAGCCCATAAATAACAGGGTTGAGTATAGGTGGGAATAACAGAAATTCTATGGCCATGAAATTCTTTACACTCTGTGGCACAGATGCTGATCCATACCTTGAATACATGTGATCAAAAAGCAAAGTAGCTGTGACATTAAACAAACTTAATAAATGTGGCACACATGTCTGTGTAAactttctcctgctctctctggaTTTTACAGCTGATTTTACCAGCTGCACATATGAACCTAAAATAAAGAGGACATGACCACAATCGaaacaaatataaatcaatCTAACTAtatcatttgttgttgttgaactaCAAGCAAGTTTAATAACTGACCCATTGTCACAGTAGAATTTCTGAATGTGTGAGCCACATAATTTCAGTTTGGATGTCAAACTTATGCTCACAGTCATACGGCAGAAAGATACAAACCAGGCCAAACTGACTAACACTGCAGTCCTTCTCAGAGACATAACAGAGTGATACTCCAGTGGTCGACATATGGCCACATATCTGTCATAAGACATTAGAGCTAAAACAGAGTAGCCAACCATTGCAGAGGAATATATAACATAGATTTGCAAAAGACAACCTGCATATGATATTACCTGAATATCAGACAGAAGATCTGAAGTGAATTTAGGGTAAAAACCTGCAGTCCCATAAAGTTCATTAATGCACAtgttacacaaacaaatgtacattGGTTCATGTATGTTTCCATCCAGGATTATGGTTAAAATGATGGACACATTTACTACTAAAATGATACAATAGCTTaataaagtgagagagaaaagtgtgacTCTGTAGTTGACTGTTTCATTGAAGCCAGAAAGAGAGATGTATTGATCATTTTGGGATAATCctccaaaacaaacatgtcaaactGATAAACAGTGTTTAGAGTAAAGGATGCAATGTTTTGAAAAAGTTAAATTGTTCATTGTTTGTTAGTATATGTCCAGTTGTCTTAGTGTTGCACACAGCTGAAGTGTGAGATTAAATGTTTGAGAAGACAGGCCCTCCTTAAATGCAGCTGTCTCATATAGATAACGTCTGTTGCGAATGGTGACAGAGCGAGAGGAATCCTAAATAGTATGACCAATATGACCATCGGGAACCAGAGCTTTTATGGCTAGGGAATGCACTGGGCTGAGCAAAACCGGTTTGACCTGAGAGACGTGGAACACCAGGTGAATTCGCATGGATGGCGTAAGGGCCAGACGGACCGCCACAGGTTCATGAGCCTGGTGATTTTGAAAGGCCCTATGTGGCGGGGTGAAAACTTCCGTCTACCGTCTTCAGGGGTACATTCTTTGAAAACAGCCAAATCGAATCCCCAACCTGGTACCAGGGACCCGGTGTCCTGTGGCGGTCGGCCAACCACCGATTCTGGTCTCTGGAGCGCCTCTGATTCCAGAGGCGGTGGGAGCGGTGGAGGTGATGCTGGACCGACAGGTCAGCAATCTCCTCATCCTGGGAAGGTAAAAGGGGAGGCAGATATCCAATTGAGGCCTCAAAGGGGGTCAGGCCTGTGGCCGAGCTAACCTGTGAGTTATGAGTGTATTCTATCCATGGGATGTAGGAGCTCCAGGAGGTGGGGTTGGTTGCTGTCACATATCTGAAAGCAGCCTCAAGCTCCTGGTTCACGTGCTCGGCCTGGCCATTACTCTGTGGATGGAAACCAGAGGATAAACTGACCATAGCCCCCAAGCCCTTGCAGAACGCCCAATACACTTGGGATGTAAACTGGCTCCCACAGTCAGAGACCACATCCTGGGGAATGCCATGCAGGTGGAAGACGTGGTCTGTATGAAGGTGAGCGGTCTCCAGAGCTGTGCGGAGTTTAAGGAGAGGGACAAAATGCACAGCTTTGGAAAACTGATCAACAATGGTGAAGATGACCATGTTACCTTGGGAAGGTGGGAGGCCAGTGATGAAATCCAGGGCAATGCATGACCATGGCTGCGAAGAGATGGGCAAAGGGTGCAGGAGGCCTGTCGCCGGCTGATGGGACGTCTTGCCTTGTGCGCAGACAGTGTAGGCCTTCACAAAACCCCGGATGTCTGAGTCCATGGCTGGCCACCAGAACCGGCATTGGACTATGTTCCGGGTCCAGGTCACGCCAGGA
Proteins encoded in this window:
- the LOC113122931 gene encoding olfactory receptor 2A12-like, with the protein product MPHCHMTLLGSFSLSGFNETVNYRVTLFSLTLLSYCIILVVNVSIILTIILDGNIHEPMYICLCNMCINELYGTAGFYPKFTSDLLSDIQVISYAGCLLQIYVIYSSAMVGYSVLALMSYDRYVAICRPLEYHSVMSLRRTAVLVSLAWFVSFCRMTVSISLTSKLKLCGSHIQKFYCDNGSVIKLACSSTTTNDIVRLIYICFDCGHVLFILGSYVQLVKSAVKSRESRRKFTQTCVPHLLSLFNVTATLLFDHMYSRYGSASVPQSVKNFMAIEFLLFPPILNPVIYGLVLTKIRGKITSLCMKAGQRFKLRLKASSV